A single genomic interval of Candidatus Bipolaricaulis anaerobius harbors:
- a CDS encoding YceD family protein, with protein sequence MRFDLSALRGDPGRPFNLSQDVDLPVVEWQGEALRVLGPVHVEATAVYQEEGVLLRVSVRARVRRTCSRCLAELVENVAEDGTLEVNPDEIAGAYLELGPFIEAGLRLGLSPKPLCTLGCLGICPECGADLNRERHREGCHGQTKRLDPRLAKLRELLDEPPSER encoded by the coding sequence ATGAGGTTCGATCTTAGCGCGCTGCGGGGGGACCCGGGACGCCCGTTCAACCTGAGCCAGGATGTGGACCTTCCAGTTGTGGAATGGCAGGGGGAAGCCCTGCGCGTCCTGGGGCCAGTGCATGTTGAGGCGACCGCGGTCTACCAGGAAGAGGGGGTCCTCCTTCGGGTGTCGGTGCGGGCCCGGGTGCGTCGCACGTGCTCCCGGTGCCTGGCGGAGCTCGTAGAGAATGTGGCGGAGGACGGGACCCTGGAGGTCAACCCGGACGAGATCGCGGGAGCCTACCTTGAACTGGGTCCGTTCATCGAGGCCGGGTTGCGGCTCGGTCTCTCCCCCAAGCCCCTCTGCACACTGGGCTGCCTGGGGATCTGTCCCGAGTGCGGAGCCGATCTCAACCGCGAGCGGCACCGCGAGGGCTGCCACGGGCAGACGAAGCGGCTCGACCCGCGGCTGGCGAAGCTGCGCGAGCTCCTCGACGAGCCCCCCTCGGAACGATGA
- a CDS encoding RrF2 family transcriptional regulator, with the protein MLYELATRKEGYHSAREIAEGYSVPEAFVRKILLDLRRAGLVTAQKGRTGGYQLAHAPHEIVLGQVIAALEPEPPALVYGRQRGGGFVTGQDCPVDPFWKGIEEAFTQALAASTLADVVERSRPPAKKRTPAAKKTPARGRKKSRR; encoded by the coding sequence GTGCTGTACGAGCTTGCGACCCGCAAGGAGGGCTACCACTCGGCGCGTGAAATTGCGGAAGGATACAGCGTCCCTGAGGCATTCGTTCGCAAGATCCTCCTCGATCTGCGCCGGGCGGGGTTGGTTACCGCGCAGAAAGGGCGCACGGGTGGGTACCAGCTGGCCCATGCTCCGCACGAGATCGTGCTGGGGCAGGTCATCGCCGCCCTCGAGCCGGAGCCCCCGGCCCTCGTCTACGGCCGGCAGCGCGGCGGCGGGTTCGTGACCGGGCAGGACTGTCCGGTGGACCCGTTCTGGAAGGGGATCGAGGAGGCGTTCACCCAGGCGCTCGCGGCGAGCACGCTCGCCGATGTGGTGGAGAGGTCGCGCCCCCCAGCCAAGAAGCGAACGCCTGCCGCGAAGAAGACGCCGGCCCGGGGCCGGAAGAAATCCCGTCGGTAG
- the dxr gene encoding 1-deoxy-D-xylulose-5-phosphate reductoisomerase has protein sequence MSPVPLRVAILGATGSIGTQALDVIRALRREGRPLEVVAVAAGRSVEALASTVREFAVRRVGIAGPAEADRLRPLVPPETEIVHGPDGLAHLASLPEVDLVLNAVVGARGLGPTLAALAAGKILALANKESLVIGGELVRRARPRRDAIIPVDSEHAALFQLLRGIDPHEVDRVWITASGGPFRDRSPAELASVTPLQALAHPVWPMGKRISVDSATLANKAFEVIEAHHLFALPWERIGVLVHPQARVHALVEVVDGTVLAQLAPPDMRIPIRAALTHPERCPPPPARLSFAELDLSLAALPAGRYPTFDTVLAAGRMGGTAPAVANAADEVFVEAFLRGEIPFPAIGEGIAIVLDDHRVSPVQDVADVIAADNWARERARAVVAQRRCSV, from the coding sequence ATGAGCCCTGTTCCGCTCCGGGTCGCCATCCTTGGGGCGACGGGCTCGATCGGGACCCAAGCCCTGGACGTGATCCGCGCTCTGCGGCGGGAGGGACGTCCGCTCGAAGTCGTCGCGGTCGCGGCCGGGCGGAGCGTGGAAGCCCTGGCCTCGACCGTCCGCGAGTTCGCGGTGCGACGGGTGGGGATCGCCGGCCCCGCCGAGGCGGACCGGTTGCGGCCGCTCGTCCCTCCGGAGACGGAGATCGTCCACGGACCTGACGGGCTGGCCCATCTCGCTTCCCTTCCCGAGGTGGACCTCGTCCTGAACGCGGTCGTGGGCGCACGGGGGCTCGGCCCGACCCTCGCCGCGCTCGCCGCCGGGAAGATCCTCGCCCTCGCCAACAAGGAATCGCTCGTGATCGGCGGCGAGCTCGTCCGGCGGGCACGGCCCAGGCGCGACGCGATCATCCCCGTGGACTCCGAGCACGCTGCCTTGTTCCAGCTCCTTAGGGGGATCGATCCTCACGAGGTGGACCGCGTCTGGATCACCGCCTCCGGCGGCCCATTCCGGGACCGGTCCCCGGCCGAGCTAGCTAGCGTGACCCCGCTGCAAGCCCTTGCCCATCCGGTGTGGCCGATGGGGAAGCGGATCAGCGTGGATTCAGCGACGCTCGCCAACAAGGCGTTCGAGGTGATCGAGGCCCACCACCTGTTCGCCCTCCCCTGGGAGAGGATCGGCGTCCTTGTCCATCCCCAGGCCCGCGTGCACGCCCTGGTCGAGGTCGTCGACGGCACGGTCCTTGCCCAGCTCGCCCCTCCCGACATGCGGATCCCCATCCGCGCCGCCCTCACCCACCCTGAGCGCTGCCCCCCTCCCCCGGCCCGGCTCTCGTTCGCGGAGCTCGACCTCTCGCTTGCGGCGCTCCCGGCGGGGCGGTATCCGACTTTCGATACTGTCCTCGCGGCGGGGAGGATGGGGGGGACGGCCCCCGCCGTGGCGAACGCGGCCGACGAGGTGTTCGTGGAGGCATTCCTGCGGGGTGAGATCCCGTTCCCAGCGATTGGGGAGGGCATTGCGATCGTGCTCGACGATCATCGCGTGAGCCCTGTCCAGGACGTGGCTGACGTCATCGCCGCTGACAACTGGGCGCGGGAGAGGGCGCGAGCGGTTGTGGCACAGCGCCGCTGCAGCGTATAA
- a CDS encoding S8 family serine peptidase, with protein MAGLLRLLAVILFSAAAFAGPEKLDPFLRLLVHAEQGDGPAALLSPETLSALVALGGDPVAPGPAERTAVRVLLLTEDPGAAWTIPLFRPHGVVNTLATGEVAVADLAALADHPQVVYIEASRPLSPALDLSVPEVGAPALWYGTPATAGRGVILGVVDTGLDILHRDFRVDRDGNGTEEGSRILWLWDQTGVGATGFPSWWGDDGAGAETYYGRAFSRAELEVAIARGSSPTLDSHGHGTHVAGIAAGDGSASAAMRRGVAPDADLVVVKTTFYHDTVVDGARFVFEAAEALGMPAVVNLSLGGHSGPHDGSSLFERMLDELADRPGRAIVVAAGNEGDRRIHVAGDVWATTTWHLEAEKGTVSAQFWYNGTATYSIEVRSPSGETATVLPGSQRWVSTSSGGIWLDNTSLPDPRNLARYIFVALTDITPGTTWAVTLTPILGGGHVDGWVEDAAAAQFREGDTSSTICEPGNAARVITVGAYITKTHWTSVAGEETADGEVGALASFSSRGPTRDGRLKPDLTAPGAWIASARSQNATAAPWLTLAGGEYTMLLGTSMAAPHVAGAVALLFSRRPNLTAAEVKDALTSGARADAEVGVAPSQAWGAGKLDIARTAQLIGGAAPVERPVLIALANPVSSEARFSYRCPTGTGWASLHIYDLAGKLLYTQLVGPLAGEARWPLTTHDGRRVASGLYLAVLVTDKSQSEIVRVVVQR; from the coding sequence GTGGCCGGCCTCCTGCGTCTCCTCGCCGTTATCCTGTTCTCCGCCGCTGCGTTCGCTGGCCCGGAGAAGCTCGATCCGTTCCTCCGCCTCCTCGTCCACGCCGAGCAAGGGGACGGGCCCGCGGCCCTCCTCTCCCCGGAGACGCTCTCCGCCCTCGTCGCCCTCGGGGGGGATCCCGTGGCCCCCGGGCCCGCGGAACGGACGGCGGTGCGCGTCCTCCTCCTCACCGAGGATCCTGGCGCAGCCTGGACGATCCCCCTCTTTCGCCCTCACGGGGTCGTGAACACCCTCGCCACGGGGGAGGTGGCCGTCGCTGACCTCGCCGCCCTGGCTGACCACCCTCAAGTCGTCTACATCGAGGCGAGCCGGCCCCTTTCCCCAGCGCTCGACCTCTCCGTCCCCGAGGTCGGAGCCCCCGCTTTATGGTACGGCACCCCCGCGACGGCCGGCCGGGGCGTGATCCTGGGGGTCGTGGACACGGGGCTCGACATCCTCCACCGCGATTTCCGCGTAGACCGCGACGGGAACGGGACCGAGGAGGGGTCGCGGATCCTGTGGCTGTGGGACCAGACCGGTGTCGGCGCCACGGGGTTCCCCTCGTGGTGGGGGGACGACGGCGCCGGCGCGGAGACCTACTACGGGCGGGCGTTCTCCCGCGCGGAACTGGAGGTGGCGATTGCGAGGGGCAGTTCGCCCACCTTGGATTCGCACGGGCACGGGACCCACGTCGCCGGGATCGCCGCGGGGGACGGCTCCGCCTCCGCCGCGATGCGGCGCGGGGTCGCCCCCGACGCGGACCTCGTGGTCGTGAAGACGACGTTCTACCACGACACGGTGGTGGACGGGGCGCGGTTCGTGTTCGAGGCGGCGGAGGCGCTGGGGATGCCGGCGGTGGTCAACCTGTCCCTGGGCGGCCACAGCGGCCCCCACGATGGGAGCTCGCTGTTTGAGCGGATGCTCGACGAGCTCGCCGACCGCCCCGGCCGGGCGATCGTCGTCGCCGCTGGGAACGAAGGGGATCGGAGGATCCACGTCGCGGGGGACGTGTGGGCCACGACGACATGGCACCTCGAGGCGGAGAAGGGTACGGTCTCGGCCCAGTTCTGGTACAACGGGACCGCAACCTACTCGATCGAGGTCCGGTCCCCGAGTGGAGAGACCGCGACCGTCCTCCCCGGGAGCCAGCGTTGGGTGTCCACCTCCTCCGGTGGGATCTGGCTCGACAACACCTCGCTCCCCGATCCGCGCAACCTGGCGCGCTACATCTTCGTCGCCCTCACCGACATCACCCCCGGGACGACGTGGGCGGTCACCTTGACCCCGATCCTCGGGGGCGGGCACGTGGACGGGTGGGTAGAGGACGCCGCTGCCGCCCAGTTCCGGGAGGGGGACACGAGCTCCACGATCTGCGAGCCGGGGAACGCCGCGCGCGTGATCACGGTGGGTGCCTACATCACGAAGACCCACTGGACCTCGGTGGCGGGAGAGGAGACGGCCGACGGGGAGGTCGGGGCGCTCGCCTCATTCTCGTCGCGCGGGCCGACCCGCGACGGCCGCCTCAAGCCGGACCTGACCGCCCCGGGGGCCTGGATCGCCTCCGCCCGGTCCCAGAACGCAACCGCGGCGCCGTGGCTCACCCTGGCGGGCGGGGAGTACACGATGCTCCTCGGGACGAGCATGGCCGCCCCCCACGTGGCGGGAGCGGTTGCCCTCCTCTTCTCCCGGCGGCCAAACCTCACCGCGGCGGAGGTCAAGGATGCGCTCACCTCCGGGGCGCGGGCCGATGCCGAGGTCGGCGTAGCGCCGAGCCAGGCATGGGGAGCGGGAAAGCTCGACATCGCCCGGACCGCACAGCTCATCGGCGGGGCCGCGCCGGTGGAGAGACCGGTCCTCATCGCCCTGGCCAACCCCGTGTCCTCCGAGGCACGCTTCAGCTACCGTTGTCCGACCGGGACGGGCTGGGCGAGCCTCCACATCTACGACCTCGCGGGGAAGCTCCTCTATACCCAGCTCGTCGGCCCCCTCGCGGGGGAGGCGCGGTGGCCCTTGACCACCCACGACGGCCGACGGGTGGCGAGCGGTCTCTACCTCGCCGTCCTCGTCACGGATAAGAGTCAGTCGGAGATCGTGCGGGTGGTGGTCCAGCGATGA
- the rplI gene encoding 50S ribosomal protein L9: protein MKVLLTREVAGLGIPGDVVEVKDGYARNYLLPRKLGVVPTPHELARFGQLRSQYEAELADRHTQAHALAEKLAGVELLFTRRVHDADKLYASVRPQDVATEIADRFGVKIDPERIRMETVDTLGEHQAEIQLYEDITATVKLIVTPAA, encoded by the coding sequence GTGAAGGTGCTGTTGACCCGTGAGGTAGCAGGATTGGGGATCCCCGGGGACGTCGTCGAGGTCAAGGACGGCTACGCCCGCAACTACCTCTTGCCCCGAAAGCTCGGCGTGGTCCCCACGCCTCACGAACTGGCCCGGTTCGGGCAACTTCGCTCCCAGTACGAAGCGGAGCTCGCCGATCGCCATACCCAGGCCCATGCCCTGGCCGAAAAGCTCGCCGGGGTGGAGCTCCTCTTCACCCGCCGCGTTCACGATGCGGACAAGCTGTACGCGTCGGTGCGCCCGCAGGACGTGGCGACGGAGATCGCGGACCGGTTCGGGGTGAAGATCGACCCGGAGCGGATCCGGATGGAGACCGTGGACACGCTCGGCGAGCACCAGGCGGAGATCCAGCTCTACGAGGACATCACGGCCACGGTCAAGCTGATCGTAACGCCAGCTGCCTAG
- the murJ gene encoding murein biosynthesis integral membrane protein MurJ, whose amino-acid sequence MDSRGTDAAPADEGTPPLSPADVGGGSFLGDVLRGASGTIVSRLAGLVRDAAIAYAFGASAGYDAFLVALFIPQALRQVLGEGGIATAFLPVYAQARERGEGDALARSAFVYLFLLLPILCALGVLFAPSYVPVLAAGFAPETMAQSVALARWMFPLIGFISLAALAGGILNAHGRFFLPALAPAMLNGGMLLGAVVLSRVMDPPVLGLALGSLIGGAGMFLLLLPPLRPLWRGPWKLWPPHPALGGVAWRLLPAIGALMVAELNTLVDNRLASYLAPGSIATLQYAMRLFQLPLGILAVSVTTAALPRLSRLAARSDTEGFRQAVERGFLTTAALILPALAGLLVLGSPILTVLFERGSFTAADTARTYAALAGYLSGLWAYALVYLFSRAWFALGRPHLPVLAGAIALVVNVGLNLWWVRVWGTFGLALATGVAGWVDALLLGLLLWRRCPGWVPIRKIGRLALAVGGMTGALLLLRPFLSAYGPWVAVGVGVPGGVALYAALAWILGITRSLAGGR is encoded by the coding sequence ATGGACTCTCGTGGGACGGACGCTGCGCCCGCGGACGAGGGAACACCTCCCCTGAGCCCCGCCGACGTTGGCGGGGGGTCGTTTCTGGGGGACGTCCTCCGCGGGGCGAGCGGGACGATCGTGTCGCGGCTCGCTGGCCTGGTCCGCGATGCCGCGATCGCCTACGCCTTCGGCGCCTCCGCCGGGTACGATGCGTTCCTCGTCGCCCTGTTCATCCCCCAGGCGCTGCGCCAGGTCCTCGGGGAAGGGGGAATCGCCACGGCATTCCTCCCCGTCTACGCCCAGGCGAGGGAGAGGGGGGAAGGCGATGCCCTCGCCCGCTCGGCGTTCGTCTACCTCTTCCTCCTCCTCCCCATCCTGTGCGCCCTCGGCGTCCTGTTCGCCCCGTCCTACGTGCCCGTGCTTGCGGCGGGGTTCGCGCCGGAGACGATGGCCCAGAGCGTGGCGCTCGCGCGGTGGATGTTCCCGCTGATCGGGTTCATCTCGCTTGCCGCGCTCGCGGGGGGGATCTTGAACGCCCACGGCCGGTTCTTCCTTCCGGCGCTCGCCCCGGCCATGCTCAACGGGGGGATGCTCCTCGGCGCGGTCGTCCTATCCCGGGTGATGGACCCGCCGGTCCTCGGCCTCGCCCTGGGCTCGCTCATCGGGGGAGCAGGGATGTTCCTCCTCCTCCTCCCCCCGCTCCGGCCCCTGTGGCGCGGCCCCTGGAAGCTCTGGCCCCCCCATCCCGCGTTGGGGGGGGTGGCATGGCGGCTCCTCCCCGCGATCGGGGCCCTCATGGTGGCGGAACTGAACACGCTCGTGGACAACCGGCTCGCCTCGTACCTCGCCCCAGGCTCGATCGCCACCCTCCAATACGCGATGCGCCTCTTCCAGCTCCCGCTCGGGATCCTCGCTGTATCCGTCACCACCGCCGCCCTGCCGCGGCTGTCCCGCCTCGCGGCGCGGTCGGACACCGAAGGGTTCCGGCAGGCCGTCGAGCGGGGGTTCCTCACCACCGCCGCCCTCATCCTCCCCGCCCTGGCCGGCCTCCTCGTCCTCGGGAGCCCGATCCTCACCGTCCTGTTCGAGCGGGGCTCGTTCACCGCTGCCGATACGGCCCGCACCTATGCCGCCCTCGCCGGCTACCTGAGCGGCCTCTGGGCCTACGCCCTCGTGTACCTGTTCTCACGGGCGTGGTTCGCCCTCGGACGGCCCCATCTCCCCGTCCTGGCGGGGGCGATCGCCCTCGTCGTGAACGTCGGGCTCAACCTGTGGTGGGTGCGGGTGTGGGGCACGTTCGGGCTCGCGCTCGCCACCGGCGTGGCGGGGTGGGTGGATGCGCTCCTCCTCGGACTCCTCCTGTGGCGACGCTGCCCAGGATGGGTCCCCATTCGGAAGATCGGGCGGCTGGCCCTCGCCGTGGGGGGAATGACCGGGGCGCTCCTCCTCCTCCGGCCGTTCCTCTCCGCGTATGGACCGTGGGTCGCGGTGGGGGTGGGGGTCCCCGGGGGAGTCGCCCTCTACGCTGCCCTGGCCTGGATCCTCGGGATCACGCGGTCCCTGGCGGGCGGACGATGA
- a CDS encoding crossover junction endodeoxyribonuclease RuvC, giving the protein MTGGVTGLGSGAAGVRVLGVDPGLSATGYAVVERRGRAFAVLDAGTIRTQPGTLHPERLGRIHDALAAALVAYGPQAVAVEDVFLARNAPSAMATAEVIGVVKLLARGRELHSFPPRQVKKWICGNGAAPKEQMLAMVKALVSSDETAMEEWSDHAGDAVAIALCAFFAGGR; this is encoded by the coding sequence ATGACCGGTGGCGTGACGGGACTGGGCAGCGGCGCGGCGGGAGTGCGGGTCCTCGGCGTGGATCCCGGTCTCTCGGCGACCGGGTACGCGGTGGTTGAGAGGCGTGGCCGCGCGTTCGCGGTGCTCGATGCGGGCACGATCCGCACCCAGCCGGGGACCCTCCACCCGGAGCGGCTCGGACGGATCCACGATGCGCTGGCCGCGGCCTTGGTCGCCTATGGGCCCCAGGCGGTAGCGGTGGAGGACGTGTTCCTGGCACGGAACGCACCGTCGGCGATGGCCACCGCGGAGGTGATCGGGGTGGTGAAGCTCCTCGCCCGCGGACGGGAGCTCCATTCGTTCCCTCCCCGGCAGGTCAAGAAGTGGATCTGCGGGAACGGCGCGGCGCCCAAGGAACAGATGCTGGCGATGGTGAAGGCCCTCGTGTCGAGCGACGAGACAGCGATGGAGGAGTGGTCCGACCATGCCGGGGACGCGGTGGCGATCGCCCTCTGTGCGTTCTTCGCCGGAGGCCGATGA
- the ftsH gene encoding ATP-dependent zinc metalloprotease FtsH, producing the protein MDRRSIQPPRPLRSITFLLVLVMIGLLISQAFWPSKPRTVEFSYSDLLAQIQSGNVAEVVIQGSRIEGVLKVAEIRNFVVQGPPEGSPLYAELAQVMEDQGVVYRFQAPGGASWILPLLGYVLIMALFAVFFAYMMRRMQGGNPFTFGQSRAKLVAKEFTKVSFKDVAGIDEVLDEVREIVDYLRDPGRFVRLGAKIPKGILLVGPPGTGKTLLARAIAGEAGVPFFSISGSDFVEMFVGVGAARVRDMFQKAKASAPCIVFIDEIDAVGRKRGAGLGGGHDEREQTLNQLLSEMDGFERNAGVIVLAATNRPDVLDLALLRPGRFDRKIAVPTPDLHGREAILKVHIRDKKLSPDVDLSVLARRTPGFVGADLENLCNEAALLAARRNKERIELEDFEEALDRVLTGLARKGMYIKDEERQRIAYHESGHALLNKLLPRLGPVHKVTIVPRGTGVLGFSQRLLEDKYWTSKDDLLDMLTWTFGGRGAEEIVFGEQSTGAANDLRDATELATKMVIEYGMSEGLGPINLGKERTNIFLGEEIVRSDAHSEELAAAVDREIRAILNQAYRRAKDLLARNRTALDRIAQELLRRESLDGEEMNALLADLTLQPTG; encoded by the coding sequence ATGGACCGTCGTTCGATTCAGCCGCCCCGGCCCTTGCGCAGCATCACGTTCCTCCTGGTGCTGGTGATGATCGGCCTCCTGATCAGCCAGGCCTTCTGGCCGTCCAAGCCCCGGACCGTCGAGTTCTCTTACTCGGACCTGCTCGCCCAGATCCAGAGTGGGAACGTCGCAGAGGTCGTGATCCAGGGCTCACGGATCGAGGGCGTGCTCAAGGTAGCGGAGATCCGTAATTTCGTCGTCCAGGGCCCGCCGGAGGGGTCCCCCCTCTACGCCGAGTTGGCGCAGGTGATGGAGGACCAGGGCGTGGTGTACCGGTTCCAGGCCCCCGGCGGGGCATCGTGGATCCTGCCCCTCCTCGGGTATGTGCTCATCATGGCCCTATTCGCCGTGTTCTTTGCGTACATGATGCGCCGCATGCAGGGGGGGAACCCGTTCACCTTCGGCCAGTCCCGGGCCAAGCTCGTCGCCAAGGAGTTCACGAAGGTCTCGTTCAAGGACGTGGCGGGCATCGATGAGGTCCTGGACGAGGTGCGGGAGATCGTGGACTACCTACGGGATCCGGGGCGGTTCGTGCGCCTCGGGGCGAAGATCCCCAAAGGGATCCTCCTCGTGGGGCCGCCGGGCACGGGGAAGACCCTCCTCGCCCGCGCGATCGCCGGCGAGGCCGGCGTCCCGTTTTTCTCCATCTCCGGGTCGGACTTCGTGGAGATGTTCGTCGGGGTGGGGGCAGCCCGGGTGCGGGACATGTTCCAGAAAGCGAAGGCGAGCGCCCCGTGCATCGTGTTCATCGACGAGATCGATGCCGTGGGCCGCAAGCGGGGCGCGGGCTTGGGGGGTGGGCACGACGAGCGGGAACAAACGCTGAACCAGCTCCTCTCGGAGATGGACGGGTTCGAGCGGAACGCCGGGGTGATCGTCCTCGCCGCCACGAACCGCCCCGATGTCCTCGACCTCGCCCTGCTCCGCCCCGGGCGATTCGACCGCAAGATCGCAGTTCCCACCCCTGATCTGCACGGGCGGGAGGCGATCCTCAAGGTCCATATCCGGGACAAGAAGCTCTCCCCGGACGTGGATCTCTCCGTCCTCGCCCGCCGCACGCCGGGGTTCGTGGGGGCGGACCTCGAGAACCTGTGCAACGAGGCCGCGCTCCTCGCCGCCCGGCGGAACAAGGAGCGCATCGAGCTCGAGGACTTTGAGGAAGCGCTCGACCGCGTGCTCACGGGGCTGGCACGCAAGGGGATGTACATCAAGGACGAGGAACGGCAGCGCATCGCATACCACGAGTCCGGCCATGCCCTCCTGAACAAGCTCCTCCCCCGCCTGGGGCCGGTGCACAAGGTGACGATCGTCCCCCGGGGAACGGGGGTCCTCGGGTTCTCGCAGCGCCTGCTTGAGGACAAGTACTGGACGTCCAAGGACGACCTCCTCGACATGCTCACCTGGACGTTCGGCGGGCGGGGGGCGGAGGAGATCGTGTTCGGGGAGCAGAGCACCGGTGCGGCGAACGACCTCCGCGATGCGACCGAGCTCGCGACGAAAATGGTGATCGAATACGGCATGTCGGAGGGCCTGGGCCCGATCAACCTGGGGAAGGAGCGCACGAACATCTTCCTCGGTGAGGAGATCGTACGCAGCGACGCGCACTCCGAGGAGCTCGCGGCGGCAGTGGACCGCGAGATCCGGGCGATCCTCAACCAGGCCTACCGGCGGGCGAAGGATCTCCTCGCCCGGAACCGCACCGCCCTCGATCGGATCGCTCAGGAGCTCTTGCGGCGGGAGTCGCTCGACGGCGAGGAGATGAACGCCCTCCTCGCTGACCTCACCCTTCAGCCAACGGGATGA
- a CDS encoding metal-sulfur cluster assembly factor: protein MPTEEQVRAVLRGITDPELGLNVVDLGLVYGIEVAGKRIRVRMTLTTSTCPFAATLPAQVEEALRAAFAGHEVEVVLVWEPRWTPERMSEDARRQFGTP, encoded by the coding sequence GTGCCTACGGAAGAGCAGGTTCGCGCCGTCCTCCGCGGGATAACGGATCCTGAACTCGGGCTCAACGTGGTTGATCTCGGGCTTGTGTACGGGATCGAAGTCGCGGGGAAGCGGATCCGCGTGCGGATGACCCTCACCACCTCGACCTGCCCGTTCGCTGCCACGCTCCCCGCGCAGGTGGAGGAGGCACTCCGGGCCGCGTTTGCGGGGCACGAGGTGGAGGTCGTCCTCGTGTGGGAGCCCCGCTGGACCCCGGAGAGGATGTCCGAGGACGCACGCCGCCAGTTCGGCACCCCGTGA